The following are encoded together in the Streptomyces sp. NBC_00341 genome:
- a CDS encoding ABC transporter permease produces the protein MSPRPMFSRTAAACAPWVRTRLRTAPGAACALGLLVLLTAFLAAAYPRAVDRYEGEGLRHDLNAASPRRSILEVSSPPPGLELPEAAREQAVRDESLGSVHRTLLGGLPGPLRADSGQSAYGLRTTKPIPATEPWFPRPYGIDPELTYTTQSALPEHATLRAGKWPAVRGKVTAGTPEVQAAVTEETAKALRIKVGSAVSVPVARGGRFTVRITAIVTPLRPEAAYWSAEQLLRTPSLVAKPAKTEPRYYWTAALLLPPDAAPALLATTGQPEAYWRIMPDSSRLTTLDMDRLRSSVASLEGGPGLLKVRASAGATATVTTDLDEIVSAYDGTRQAIRPVVTVAAVGIGAVAAIVLLMTGGLIAGRRHDELALLRARGGSLRSIGGRLLAETAVTAVPAAALGLLLAVLVTGGGRLWPSVAGAAAVGALVCAALPLRTVLPHRRPRLHGGRDDLVSVRPSRRRTVAELTLLVLAVGAVVALRRRGTGGEGGTDLLVSAAPVLVALIAALVLVRLYPLPLRLALRSVARLRGAIGFLALARAGRSSAAGTLPLLALLVALTTAAFGGSVLAGVTAARDTAAVLATGADARISGEADSAPLPDSLVRTVSGADGVREVAPVQIEYGVSLPPPEHGFEDAQGTTLIGVDPVSYARLARSTGVGSFTAERLKYTGPPPPKGTMPAKDRVLPVLASPSVAQRLGDRPRDLQSMAGDFKVRVAGTVTHTPAVTDTSFMVVDASALTHRQTTTLLLTGDRLDARTLRTAAHHAGKGFTVRLRSEARAAYVDTPMQVGAERIYAAAIAAGAGYALLAVLLSLLRTAPERTTLLARLRTMGIGTRQGGRLLGYEAMPQALLAAVGGLLVGRATIALLAPGVDLVHLALATGTGSGLLYDAPLRADPWSMVLPALGVVVLTAAVAGVQAWWTGRRGSITELRAGDSR, from the coding sequence ATGAGCCCGCGTCCGATGTTCTCCCGTACAGCAGCCGCCTGCGCGCCATGGGTACGGACCCGGCTGCGCACCGCCCCGGGAGCGGCCTGCGCGCTCGGACTGCTGGTGCTGCTGACGGCGTTCCTGGCCGCCGCGTACCCGCGGGCCGTCGACCGGTACGAGGGCGAGGGGCTGCGCCACGACCTCAACGCCGCCTCCCCCAGGCGCAGCATCCTGGAGGTCAGCAGTCCGCCGCCGGGGCTCGAGCTGCCGGAGGCGGCGCGCGAGCAGGCGGTGCGGGACGAGTCGCTGGGCTCCGTGCACCGGACGCTGCTGGGAGGGCTGCCCGGTCCGCTGCGGGCCGACAGCGGCCAGTCCGCGTACGGGCTCCGGACGACGAAACCGATCCCCGCCACCGAGCCCTGGTTCCCCCGCCCCTACGGCATCGACCCGGAGCTGACGTACACGACGCAGTCGGCGCTGCCCGAACACGCCACCCTGCGCGCGGGCAAGTGGCCGGCCGTGCGCGGCAAGGTCACCGCGGGCACCCCGGAGGTCCAGGCGGCGGTCACCGAGGAGACCGCGAAGGCGCTGCGCATCAAGGTCGGCTCTGCCGTCTCCGTACCGGTCGCCAGGGGCGGGCGGTTCACGGTACGGATCACCGCCATCGTCACCCCGCTGCGCCCGGAGGCCGCCTACTGGTCGGCCGAACAGCTGCTGCGCACCCCCTCGCTGGTGGCCAAACCGGCGAAGACCGAGCCGCGCTACTACTGGACGGCGGCGCTGCTGCTGCCTCCGGACGCCGCGCCGGCGCTGCTCGCGACCACCGGGCAGCCCGAGGCCTACTGGCGGATCATGCCGGACTCCTCGCGGCTGACCACCCTCGACATGGACCGGCTCCGCTCGTCCGTGGCCTCCCTGGAGGGCGGCCCCGGGCTGCTGAAGGTGCGCGCGTCCGCCGGTGCGACCGCGACGGTGACGACCGACCTGGACGAGATCGTGAGCGCGTACGACGGGACGCGGCAGGCGATCCGCCCCGTCGTCACCGTCGCCGCCGTCGGCATCGGGGCCGTCGCCGCCATCGTGCTGCTGATGACGGGCGGGCTGATCGCCGGCCGGCGCCACGACGAACTCGCCCTGCTCCGGGCCCGGGGCGGCTCCCTGCGGTCCATCGGGGGCCGGCTGCTCGCCGAGACCGCGGTGACGGCCGTGCCCGCCGCCGCGCTGGGCCTGCTGCTCGCGGTGCTGGTGACCGGCGGGGGCCGGCTGTGGCCCTCGGTCGCGGGGGCGGCGGCGGTCGGTGCGCTGGTCTGCGCCGCGCTTCCGCTCCGTACCGTGCTGCCGCACCGCAGACCACGGCTGCACGGCGGCCGTGACGACCTGGTGAGCGTGCGGCCGTCCCGGCGGCGCACCGTCGCCGAGCTGACCCTGCTGGTGCTGGCCGTCGGCGCGGTCGTCGCCCTGCGCCGGCGCGGCACCGGCGGTGAGGGGGGCACCGACCTCCTGGTCAGCGCCGCCCCCGTGCTGGTCGCGCTGATCGCGGCGCTGGTGCTCGTCCGGCTCTACCCGCTGCCGCTGCGGCTCGCGCTGCGCTCCGTGGCACGGCTGCGCGGCGCCATCGGCTTCCTGGCGCTGGCCCGCGCCGGACGCTCCTCGGCCGCCGGCACGCTGCCGCTGCTGGCACTGCTGGTCGCGCTGACGACGGCGGCGTTCGGCGGCTCGGTCCTGGCGGGGGTCACGGCCGCCCGGGACACCGCGGCGGTCCTCGCGACCGGCGCGGACGCCCGGATCAGCGGCGAGGCCGACTCCGCGCCGTTGCCGGACAGCCTGGTCCGGACGGTGTCCGGGGCGGACGGCGTACGGGAGGTGGCGCCCGTGCAGATCGAGTACGGCGTCTCGCTGCCGCCGCCCGAGCACGGATTCGAGGACGCGCAGGGCACCACCCTGATCGGCGTCGACCCGGTCAGCTACGCCCGGCTGGCCCGGTCCACCGGCGTCGGTTCCTTCACCGCGGAGCGGCTTAAGTACACCGGCCCGCCGCCGCCGAAGGGCACGATGCCCGCCAAGGACCGGGTGCTGCCGGTCCTCGCCTCGCCGTCCGTCGCCCAGCGGCTCGGGGACCGGCCGCGCGATCTCCAGTCGATGGCCGGGGACTTCAAGGTCCGAGTGGCGGGCACGGTGACGCACACGCCCGCCGTCACCGACACCTCCTTCATGGTCGTCGACGCCTCGGCCCTCACCCACCGGCAGACCACCACCCTGCTGCTCACCGGCGACCGGCTCGACGCCAGGACACTGCGCACGGCGGCCCACCACGCGGGCAAGGGCTTCACCGTGCGGCTGCGCTCCGAGGCGCGCGCGGCCTACGTGGACACCCCCATGCAGGTCGGCGCGGAGCGGATCTACGCGGCGGCGATCGCGGCCGGCGCGGGCTACGCCCTGCTCGCCGTGCTCCTCTCACTGCTGCGGACCGCACCGGAGCGCACCACGCTGCTGGCCCGGCTGCGCACCATGGGCATCGGCACCCGGCAGGGCGGACGCCTGCTGGGCTACGAGGCCATGCCCCAGGCGCTGCTCGCGGCCGTGGGCGGCCTGCTCGTCGGCCGGGCCACCATCGCGCTGCTGGCACCGGGCGTCGATCTGGTGCACCTCGCGCTCGCGACCGGGACGGGCTCCGGTCTGCTCTACGACGCACCGCTGCGGGCGGATCCGTGGTCCATGGTCCTGCCGGCACTCGGCGTGGTCGTCCTCACCGCCGCGGTGGCCGGTGTACAGGCCTGGTGGACCGGCCGCCGCGGCTCGATCACCGAACTCAGGGCAGGAGACTCCCGATGA
- a CDS encoding ABC transporter ATP-binding protein, translating to MTTPSTDSTLAELEQRAAARRDRPSYGHDALISCDRLVRIFTTDGVEVQALQGLDLLVAEGELLALVGASGSGKSTLMNILAGLDVPTAGAAKVAGCDLLSMGQKERLRYRRDVVGFVWQQTARNLLPYLTAIQNVTLPMQLRGGGRNRERAARAESLLAMLEVADCRDRRPRQMSGGQQQRVAIAVSLANSPSVLLADEPTGELDSATGEQVFAAFRRANEELGTTIVIVTHDQAVANEVRRTVAIRDGRTSFEVLRRTEIDAATGQESQVAREYAMLDRAGRLQLPADYTESLGMEHRVLLELEQDHIGVWPDAPAPE from the coding sequence ATGACGACTCCGTCGACCGATTCCACACTGGCGGAGCTCGAACAGCGGGCCGCCGCACGCCGCGACCGGCCCTCCTACGGGCACGACGCGCTGATCTCCTGCGACCGGCTGGTGCGCATCTTCACCACGGACGGGGTGGAGGTGCAGGCCCTCCAGGGTCTCGATCTGCTGGTCGCCGAGGGCGAGTTGCTGGCCCTGGTCGGCGCGTCCGGCAGCGGCAAGTCGACGCTGATGAACATCCTGGCGGGCCTCGACGTGCCCACGGCGGGCGCGGCGAAGGTGGCGGGCTGCGATCTGCTGTCGATGGGGCAGAAGGAGCGGCTCCGCTACCGCCGTGACGTCGTCGGGTTCGTCTGGCAGCAGACCGCCCGCAACCTCCTGCCCTATCTGACGGCGATCCAGAACGTCACGCTGCCGATGCAGCTGCGCGGCGGCGGACGCAACCGTGAACGGGCCGCGCGCGCGGAGTCGTTGCTCGCGATGCTGGAGGTGGCGGACTGCCGTGACCGGCGCCCGAGGCAGATGTCGGGCGGTCAGCAGCAGCGGGTGGCGATCGCGGTCTCGCTGGCCAACTCCCCCTCGGTGCTGCTCGCGGACGAGCCGACCGGGGAGTTGGACTCGGCCACCGGCGAACAGGTCTTCGCAGCCTTCCGCCGCGCCAACGAGGAGCTAGGCACCACGATCGTGATCGTCACCCATGACCAGGCGGTCGCGAACGAGGTCCGCCGCACGGTCGCCATCCGGGACGGCCGCACCTCCTTCGAGGTGCTGCGCCGCACCGAGATCGACGCGGCGACGGGCCAGGAGTCCCAGGTGGCCCGCGAGTACGCGATGCTCGACCGGGCGGGCAGGCTGCAACTGCCCGCGGACTACACGGAGTCGCTGGGCATGGAGCACCGCGTGCTGCTGGAGCTGGAGCAGGACCACATCGGAGTGTGGCCGGACGCCCCCGCGCCGGAGTGA
- a CDS encoding DUF2804 domain-containing protein, translating to MATHEHEITEPVDLCLPDGRLDPAAVGWSRVPLHRANLRGWGRTKRWEYWCVTTPTHLVALTVSDLDFLALNTVYLLEYAPGGLESERTAIVPGGFGTGLPDTVAGAPGSADVVVGPARPSGGKVRIEIRDESTGTRLRARCLTADRVPLEVDLLVAREPGHESLSVVVPWSDRRFQYTSKHTALPASGRVRIGTEFLEFDGDDTWAVLDHGRGRWPRTVDWNWGAASGRTGGHTVGLQFGGRWTVGTGSTENGLCVDGRLTKIGEELDWRWSTADLLAPWTIRTPSSGQVDLTFTPFHNRSAHTETGLIANRTDQCFGHYDGRVRTDDREEIVVERLLGWAEDVHMRW from the coding sequence ATGGCGACGCACGAGCACGAGATCACCGAGCCCGTCGATCTCTGTCTGCCCGACGGCCGTCTCGATCCGGCGGCGGTCGGCTGGTCCAGGGTGCCGCTGCACCGCGCCAATCTGCGCGGCTGGGGCCGGACGAAGCGATGGGAGTACTGGTGCGTGACGACGCCCACCCATCTGGTGGCGCTGACCGTCAGTGACCTCGACTTCCTCGCCCTGAACACGGTCTACCTGCTCGAATACGCCCCGGGCGGGCTGGAGTCGGAGCGCACCGCGATCGTCCCCGGCGGCTTCGGCACCGGGCTCCCCGACACCGTGGCCGGCGCCCCCGGCTCGGCGGACGTGGTGGTCGGACCCGCGCGTCCGTCCGGCGGCAAGGTGCGGATCGAGATCCGCGACGAGAGCACCGGCACCCGGCTGAGGGCCCGTTGCCTGACCGCGGACCGGGTGCCACTGGAGGTGGACCTGCTGGTCGCCCGGGAGCCTGGGCACGAATCGCTCTCCGTCGTGGTGCCGTGGAGCGACCGGCGCTTCCAGTACACCTCCAAGCACACCGCGCTCCCCGCGTCCGGCCGGGTCAGGATCGGTACGGAGTTCCTGGAGTTCGACGGGGACGACACCTGGGCCGTCCTGGACCACGGCCGGGGCCGCTGGCCGCGCACGGTCGACTGGAACTGGGGCGCCGCCTCCGGACGAACCGGCGGGCACACGGTGGGCCTCCAGTTCGGCGGACGCTGGACGGTGGGCACCGGCTCCACCGAGAACGGGCTCTGTGTGGACGGCCGGCTGACCAAGATCGGCGAGGAGCTGGACTGGCGGTGGTCGACGGCCGACCTCCTCGCCCCCTGGACCATCCGTACGCCCTCGTCCGGCCAGGTAGACCTGACGTTCACCCCGTTCCACAACCGGTCGGCACACACGGAGACCGGGCTGATCGCCAACCGCACCGACCAGTGCTTCGGCCATTACGACGGCCGCGTCCGCACCGACGACCGCGAAGAGATCGTGGTGGAACGGCTGCTGGGCTGGGCCGAGGACGTCCACATGCGCTGGTGA
- a CDS encoding acyl-CoA thioesterase yields MARHIYSCPLRWSDMDAFGHVNNVVFLRYLEEARIDFMFRLAPGDGSPSFAGGSVVARHEIDYVRPLVHRHTPVTVESWVTKIGAASLTIAYEIKDPEQVYVRASTIVVPYDLAEERPRRISAEERLFLQKYLAEEPAAA; encoded by the coding sequence TTGGCACGTCACATCTACAGCTGCCCGCTGCGCTGGTCGGACATGGATGCCTTCGGCCACGTCAACAACGTGGTCTTCCTCCGCTACCTGGAGGAGGCGCGCATCGACTTCATGTTCCGGCTGGCGCCGGGCGACGGCTCGCCGTCGTTCGCGGGCGGCTCCGTCGTGGCCCGGCACGAGATCGACTACGTCCGGCCGCTGGTCCACCGGCACACGCCGGTCACCGTCGAGTCCTGGGTCACGAAGATCGGCGCCGCGTCGCTGACGATCGCCTACGAGATCAAGGACCCCGAGCAGGTCTACGTCCGGGCCTCGACCATCGTCGTGCCGTACGACCTGGCCGAGGAACGCCCGCGGCGGATCTCCGCCGAGGAGAGGCTCTTCCTCCAGAAGTACCTGGCCGAGGAGCCCGCCGCGGCATGA
- the ettA gene encoding energy-dependent translational throttle protein EttA, giving the protein MAEYIYTMRKTRKAHGDKVILDDVTLSFLPGAKIGVVGPNGAGKSTVLKIMAGLEQPSNGDAFLSPGFSVGILMQEPKLDESKSVLENVQDGAAEIMGKLKRFNEVAEEMATDYTDALMDEMGKLQEDLDHANAWDLDAQLEQAMDALGCPPGDWPVTTLSGGEKRRVALCKLLIEAPDLLLLDEPTNHLDAESVNWLEQHLSKYAGAVVAVTHDRYFLNNVAEWILELDRGRAIPYEGNYSTYLEKKSTRLKVEGRKDEKRQKRLKEELEWVRSNAKGRQTKSKARLARYEEMAAEADKMRKLDFEEIQIPPGPRLGSIVVEVENLSKAFGDKVLIDDLSFTLPRNGIVGIIGPNGAGKTTLFKMIQGLETPDSGAIKVGDTVKISYVDQSRSNIDPKKTLWAVVSDELDYINVGQVEMPSRAYVSAFGFKGPDQQKPAGVLSGGERNRLNLALTLKEGGNLLLLDEPTNDLDVETLSSLENALLEFPGAAVVISHDRWFLDRVATHILAYEGDSKWYWFEGNFESYEKNKVERLGADAARPHRATYKKLTRG; this is encoded by the coding sequence TTGGCTGAGTACATCTACACGATGCGCAAGACACGCAAGGCGCACGGCGACAAGGTCATCCTTGACGACGTCACGCTGAGCTTCCTGCCCGGCGCGAAGATCGGTGTGGTGGGTCCCAACGGTGCCGGTAAGTCCACGGTGCTGAAGATCATGGCGGGCCTGGAGCAGCCGTCCAACGGTGACGCCTTCCTGTCGCCCGGGTTCAGCGTCGGCATCCTCATGCAGGAGCCCAAGCTCGACGAGTCGAAGTCCGTGCTGGAGAACGTCCAGGACGGCGCCGCCGAGATCATGGGCAAGCTGAAGCGGTTCAACGAGGTCGCCGAGGAAATGGCGACCGACTACACCGACGCGCTCATGGACGAGATGGGCAAGCTCCAGGAGGACCTGGACCACGCCAACGCGTGGGACCTGGACGCTCAGCTGGAGCAGGCCATGGACGCCCTGGGCTGCCCGCCCGGCGACTGGCCGGTCACCACGCTCTCCGGTGGCGAGAAGCGCCGCGTGGCGCTCTGCAAGCTGCTCATCGAGGCGCCGGACCTGCTGCTGCTCGACGAGCCCACCAACCACCTGGACGCCGAGTCGGTGAACTGGCTGGAGCAGCACCTCTCGAAGTACGCGGGCGCCGTGGTGGCCGTGACCCACGACCGGTACTTCCTGAACAACGTCGCCGAGTGGATCCTCGAACTCGACCGCGGCCGCGCCATCCCCTACGAGGGCAACTACTCCACGTACCTGGAGAAGAAGTCCACCCGCCTCAAGGTCGAGGGCCGCAAGGACGAGAAGCGCCAGAAGCGGCTCAAGGAAGAGCTGGAGTGGGTCCGCTCCAACGCCAAGGGCCGCCAGACCAAGTCCAAGGCACGTCTCGCCCGGTACGAGGAGATGGCGGCCGAGGCGGACAAGATGCGGAAGCTGGACTTCGAGGAGATCCAGATCCCGCCGGGCCCGCGGCTCGGTTCCATCGTCGTCGAGGTCGAGAACCTCTCCAAGGCCTTCGGTGACAAGGTCCTCATCGACGACCTGTCGTTCACGCTGCCGCGCAACGGCATCGTCGGCATCATCGGCCCGAACGGCGCGGGCAAGACCACGCTGTTCAAGATGATCCAGGGCCTGGAGACGCCGGACTCAGGCGCCATCAAGGTCGGCGACACGGTCAAGATCTCCTACGTCGACCAGTCCCGCTCCAACATCGACCCCAAGAAGACCCTCTGGGCCGTCGTCTCCGACGAGCTGGACTACATCAACGTCGGCCAGGTCGAGATGCCTTCGCGGGCGTACGTCTCCGCGTTCGGCTTCAAGGGCCCGGACCAGCAGAAGCCGGCCGGTGTCCTCTCCGGTGGTGAGCGCAACCGCCTCAACCTGGCACTGACGCTCAAGGAGGGCGGCAACCTGCTGCTCCTCGACGAGCCCACCAACGACCTCGACGTCGAGACCCTCTCCTCGCTGGAGAACGCACTCCTGGAGTTCCCGGGCGCGGCCGTGGTCATCTCCCACGACCGCTGGTTCCTGGACCGCGTCGCCACGCACATCCTGGCGTACGAGGGCGACTCCAAGTGGTACTGGTTCGAGGGCAACTTCGAGTCGTACGAGAAGAACAAGGTCGAGCGCCTCGGTGCGGACGCGGCCCGTCCGCACCGTGCCACGTACAAGAAGCTCACGCGAGGCTGA
- a CDS encoding LAETG motif-containing sortase-dependent surface protein, producing MVASGLVIAGTLAGAGGAAADEAPQHQGGASAVLDGLKTYDVAVLHADGKDQRLPAGLFEMTVDGGGKLKTYCIDIHNPTQDQAKYLETPWSQTSLGGNKNAGRIRWILEHSYPQVDDLTALAEAAGTGPLTEKTAAAGTQVAIWRFSDNADVDASDGQAEKLADWLQKSATDTAEPKASLSLDNAAVSGRSGELLGPVTVRTNAGQVSVAPPADSASGIKVTDKEGKAVTTAANGTELYFNVPSAAADGSASLTVQATTSVPVGRAFAGVTKSQTQILAGSSESTVAASATANWAKKGAMPALSAKKNCAKGGVDVTASNKGDEPFTFELAGAKHTVEAGKTATVTVPVAEDQAYDFTVTGPGGFTKTFSGVLDCKTSAPATTTGGLDTQTADQPSTTTATAGGSSTGAEGDLAETGGSNATPIIAGVAIALVVIGGGAVFFLRRRKGQTSGQ from the coding sequence GTGGTGGCATCCGGTCTGGTCATCGCCGGCACCCTCGCCGGTGCGGGCGGCGCGGCCGCCGACGAGGCGCCGCAGCACCAGGGCGGCGCGAGCGCGGTACTGGACGGGTTGAAGACGTACGACGTCGCGGTGCTGCACGCGGACGGCAAGGACCAGCGGCTGCCGGCCGGGCTCTTCGAGATGACCGTCGACGGCGGCGGCAAGCTCAAGACCTACTGCATCGACATCCACAACCCCACCCAGGACCAGGCGAAGTACCTGGAGACCCCCTGGTCCCAGACCTCGCTGGGCGGCAACAAGAACGCCGGCCGGATCCGCTGGATCCTTGAGCACTCCTACCCGCAGGTCGACGACCTCACGGCACTCGCCGAGGCGGCGGGCACCGGGCCGCTCACCGAGAAGACCGCCGCCGCGGGCACCCAGGTGGCCATCTGGCGCTTCTCGGACAACGCCGACGTCGACGCGTCCGACGGCCAGGCGGAGAAGCTCGCCGACTGGCTGCAGAAGTCCGCCACCGACACGGCGGAGCCCAAGGCGTCCCTCTCCCTGGACAACGCCGCCGTGTCCGGCCGGTCCGGCGAGCTGCTGGGCCCGGTCACCGTCCGCACCAACGCCGGTCAGGTCTCGGTGGCACCGCCCGCCGACTCCGCCAGCGGTATCAAGGTGACCGACAAGGAGGGCAAGGCCGTCACCACGGCGGCCAACGGCACCGAGCTCTACTTCAACGTTCCGTCCGCCGCCGCCGACGGTTCGGCGTCGCTGACCGTCCAGGCCACCACCTCGGTACCGGTCGGCCGGGCCTTCGCGGGTGTGACCAAGAGTCAGACCCAGATCCTGGCCGGCTCCAGCGAGTCCACGGTCGCCGCGAGCGCCACGGCGAACTGGGCCAAGAAGGGCGCGATGCCCGCGCTCTCCGCCAAGAAGAACTGCGCCAAGGGCGGTGTGGACGTCACCGCGAGCAACAAGGGCGACGAGCCGTTCACCTTCGAGCTGGCCGGGGCGAAGCACACCGTCGAGGCCGGCAAGACCGCGACCGTGACCGTGCCGGTCGCCGAGGACCAGGCGTACGACTTCACGGTCACCGGTCCTGGCGGGTTCACGAAGACGTTCAGCGGCGTGCTGGACTGCAAGACCAGCGCCCCCGCCACCACCACCGGCGGCCTCGACACCCAGACCGCCGACCAGCCCAGCACGACCACCGCCACCGCGGGCGGCAGCTCCACGGGCGCCGAGGGCGACCTCGCCGAGACCGGAGGCTCCAACGCCACCCCGATCATCGCGGGGGTCGCGATCGCCCTCGTCGTCATCGGCGGCGGTGCGGTCTTCTTCCTCCGCCGGCGCAAGGGCCAGACCTCCGGCCAGTGA